The sequence below is a genomic window from Lolium perenne isolate Kyuss_39 chromosome 4, Kyuss_2.0, whole genome shotgun sequence.
cctcgaagatctgttattatcttttagactttattttgttatcgttgaagtcagttcatgtatctttaccatgtactatttattgctatgaatatatgtggtattgattgtaaaAAAAAAACCCAAAAGTAATAATAATTCTAAATAATTACTTCAACTACCTATCGACATCTATAGGCACTAACATGAGCAATCTAGTCCAAATCACCCAATCGTGATCGTAGATGTGCTTGACGTAGCGTGTTGCACCATCCATTAGGGCGATTCCAGTGGGAACCACCCTTGTGTGTAGGCCACCGCCTTTAGGATATGGATTTTGGAGAAAAAAATGCTTGAAGGAAGTGGCTGCAAAAGAAAATGTAAAGGGGTTGCAACATAAACAACACCACATATCATTACGAGGACGATTTACAAGTTAGGGAACCAATTTATCACGGTTTGCAAGTTTGTTTGTAAGTTTGCACGTTGTGGACAAGCTTATGGATGTTTAGTGTTATTAACACTTTAAGAAATTATGTATGTACAATTTTAAGGTGCTTCTTTAAATAAAAAAAGATGCACGTAATTTTTGTACGACTATAAACTCGAAGGCATGCGGAAAATCTTTAGAGGCTAAGAAATAGCAAATTTGATTCTCCATAGAGATATTTGTGGGCATACACGCACTCTAAAGAGAATCCCCAGTGTATGTTATTGTAATCAACACTGATACATCTAATGGTGTGTCTGTATTGCCACACACGAACACGAAGAGGCCATCGCTTGGTTCTCATCCTCGATGGCCATCGCGATGGCCTAGACATTAGTATCCTAGCAGCACCGGTAGGAGCGCCACAAGGATCTGCAGCATGGAGTCGCATCCGCATCAACTTTCTCTCCCATGCCGTTTGCCGCTACGACGCCATGGTGGCGGCCTGTATCAGACCTGCAAAATTAGGATAGAAAGAGACGACAAACAAGGGCGGGCGATGGACCGGGAAGAGAGGGGAGGGTAAGGCAGTAGGTGATGTGCCTTGCTAGAGTGTGGTGGCGGTGCGGTAATGGTGCTCTCCGGCGTGGTAGAGACGGGGGAAGAGGAGGATTAATTTTTTACACGCAATTAGTTTTTTCAATTAGCTTACAAGTGGGCCATCGGTCCACATCACCGAGTCCACTAGGTTTTCTTCCACCTCGGCCTTATaggtgggtcccaccagtcataAACAGTGTCAATTCATGCTTAGTTCGCGTGTAGTGTTTTTGCgaaacttcaaaaaaaaaaatgtacCCCCTCCAATCCATAATAATTCTTGGGGAGGGAGTAAAAAATTTGTCCTAAAAAACAAAGTGGTACCATTAATGAACAACTCTTTGCAACCCTACGAAGTACTCAAAGAATCCCGAGTGTCCATAATAATTCTTGGGGGAGGGAGTAAAAATTTTGTCCCGAAAAACAAAGTAGTAGCCATTAGGCATTTACTAATCTAAATTAGGGTAAATGTACATTttatatatataataaatattaGTCCACGTTTTGTAAACTCGTTTGTTAGTCCAAGTCAGTTGGCTTGTCAAAAGCAAAGGAGCACGAACATGGTCAGTTGGATGATCACCGTCACAGCCAAAAAAATCTCGCGAAAAGAAATAACCGAGACGAAATTTCAAGACAATATGTGCTTATCCTTCGGAGTTCGGAGAACAGACCATTACTACTTGCATCGGTGAGAAATACAGCTCTTCTTCTTCGTGATTTTAAGAACGTGTCGAGGTGACGCACACTGGCAGGCATAGGACATGTTCATCCCAAGGCGGACTCAAAGGATCCACCGTTTGGAAAAATCAAGCTCCATACCAAGGATGGGAGCAGGCCGTGTGTACGTTTCCAGCCTGCTTCCTTAAGCTGGGCCGAGTCTGAGGGAAGAGCCAGCCCGCACGCGTATTCGGCCCACTAGCCTTGGCTCCTGGTGCCGCTTGCGGCTGCGGGGCGCAGCAGGAAACCCTCGTTTAGTTCCACCTCGGCAAGCCAAGGAAGTTTCGACCTGTTTATAAGCCGAGCGTTTGTAGCTGAGTTGTCCCTTCGGAGACATCCGATAAAATTGGAACGATACAGAGAAGATTAGCATGGCCCCTGCGCAAGGATGACACGCACAAATCGAGAAATGGTCCAAATTTTTTTGAGATTTCGCGCGCTAGTCCCTGCTGTTTAACAGATATGCCCCGGGTCTTGCTCTTTTCTCCCTGATTGCTCCTACGTCTTACAGACAGGCCCTTCACTATCCTTTTTCCCCTTCCATAGCTATGTCCGTCTCTAATCTTTTCTTCTGATAGTGCTCTCTCTGTGATATTGCTTTGCCTTTTTACTAAAAACCATCTCCACTGAAGAAAAGATTTATCCATAAACGTGAAGTTTGATTGTTTTCTCTTTTCTAGGAGAGAATATTGCACTTTACTGATTATAACAAATCATTATATAAAGTCTTTAGGATACAATCCGGGGCAACATCTCTATAAATAGAATAAACAAAACATTAAATAGATAAAACATGTGCCGCTTCATTATATTGTGGTTGAGCATGCTCGAAGGAAACTTCTGTAAAACTACCCCAAACATTCAGCTTCAGCTACCCTATGAACAACAGCAGACTAAAACATGCTCCCTCCGTTTCATAATTTGTGTCATGAATTTAGTATAAACTAAAACCAGGACAAGAATTACGAAAAGTAGGTAGAAATATTCTGCTATTATCTCTCGACAAATCTATGTTCATGAATTCTGAGTTCTTAATCTAAATATCAAAGTTTAAAAGGTTTAACTTTATGTCTTACGTAGGAACCAGAAGGAAAAGTAAGTCACAGAACCAAAGTTAAGTAGTCCAAACGAATGCTTTTTCCTGAAACAACACGTGCCAACTAATGAAATTTCACAAGGAATATAAATATGTTAGCCACTGTGCACAATTACATGACATAAACACGCTTGCCTCAACCAAAAACAGGAACAGATTCAAAGCCAGTTAGGGGTTACACATGGAAGTATTACAGATAAGGGTACCCGTCATCCTATCAATCTAATGCAGAGATAAATCAGAACAAGCTACTTTTCCCCTGTGCCCAATAATTTACACTCTTTACATCAAAAAGGAAAATAAGATTAATGATGAACCAAACAATAGCAGCAACGAACAAACACTCTAGAACTGATGCTCATGCTTAACTCGACCTTTCAGTATGCCTGGAACAGGGGGAGAGCTTGGTAATCTGGTTGTACCGTTATTTGCCATTGCAGATTGTTGTACATGATTTCGATAAATATCTGGCATGCTTGAGCCCTCGCAACCATTTGATCTTGGCTCTGGAGTAACATGATTCTGTTCTTTCCCGCTGGAGTTCAGTGCTTTTATCACATATGAGTCGTCATGCAACTCAAATGGAGTGCTGCAGTTTCAGAAATACACATAAATAAGTAATCAGGAGACCTTCAGTTGATCTAAGAAGCAGAATATGTTCATACTGAATTATTTCTTTCAACAAAATTATTTTACATGATGGTTTACATGAATTGTATTCTTTACTTCTTAGACAAGATTCACAATAACACTTGGCTCATCTCATCTGTCTACTTTAGTTTATGATGCCAATGTGCCCCATCATGGATGAGTGACAAAGGCAAATGCACATTTTATatgttttttcgataaagaaatgCACATTTTATATGTGAGACCAAACATGCGTAGCTATGATATAACAGGTGAGATTTAGTTCTCATTATCCTATTTTAACTTGGTTCCTAGTAGTTTCCATATTTTCTATCTACATATTCCTCACTCCAGTTCACGAAAAATGGCTTTAGACACTTACAGATTATTCAATATGTAGCTTTGGCCACTAGTTTCTGTTGTAGTAGAAAATATCTAATACTATAATAGTGTTTTCAAGATAAATTTCAAGAcagatctatctatctatatatatgtatatgaTTTTCAAGCTTCTAAACTTAACACTCAAAACAAAATTGGTACCCAAAGTTTTCCAATTCTGACTGAAAGTACACCAGAATATCACTTTTTTGTGAGATGAAGGAAATAAAGTGGAAACTGCCCAGAGAGAAAGAAATAACAGAATTATTGGCTTACCTATTGAAGTCAAAATGCACCAGTTGCATATCTTCTGATATCTCAACTTCCACCATTGCATGGGGCCGGGTCTGCAGGATAACAAAAACTGTCATTTGGCCTGACATTATGTACAGAAGGCAGAACTGTAGAATGAGATTGAAGGATAAAGAATTTAAAGTCATTTACCTGGATAAGTATGAATGGCAAGGCCACTCCACCCGAAGGAGTGGTTCCTGAACCATACAGCTCCTCATTTCGGAGTACTAAGTTTTGCATACCTAGATACTTGATATACCAAGAACATCCGTAAATACATCAATTAAAAAATTACCAGGGGATAATAAATGTTTAAAATAAGAATGATTGACTCCAACAATTCTTGGGAACATTTTATATTCAAGCATTAAACCTAAATTTAGCCAGGTACTCCTCATACTTTACTGTAACAACATCGTTTACCATAAAACATGCTTCCCGCCCGCTCTAAATAGCCAAGGGATGGATTTACTGTAGTTTTAATAGTGAGCTGCTGAAAAGTTTCCCCTAGGAACAATTAACGTTTAGAGGTCAGGGGCTCCAGGCCAAGAATCAAGCAACTTTTGGTTTACTGAACACTCTGGTTGGAACTACATGTGAGTTGGATCCTTCTTTCTAAATTTCAAGCAGCAAAGATCACAGCAAAGGTACTTTTGGTTTTTAAGTCGCACAAAACATCACAAAGAAAGGTAACAGATATAGAGTACACTGATCTGCAAGTCTGCCACAAGTAATAATATTTTTCAGAAAGCAGGCACGCTAACAATAACTAGAAATTGAGACCTTCCTCCACCTATTATAAACCGATCAAGTACTTATGATTATTTATTTGGCAGCATACTCAAGATTGTAAACAGGGAACTGAGTCAGTGAGCTGGATGCAAGTATTGAACTCTGCTTTGTTGGCATGGACAACATTGACCCGTAAAGACGAACTATGCAATACTGAGAGACAATAGTACACAGTACACCAACAAAGTGATGCTCTGTTATGTCAGAGCCACGTGATCTGAAAACTACAGTATTCTATTATCTAACACATAATATACCATATATTTCACTAGGCATAACTTAAAAACAGGTGAATCATATCCTTACTTGGTCTTGTAGCTCCTGCAAATAAGCACTTTTCTTCTCAATCCTACCTTTCAGTCCAACAAGCTCCGTCTGTAAACAGGCACAACTGATGAGCAAGACTGTACATAGGTGTACCAAATGTTGAAAATCACTGGAAAAAGAGGCAACCTGTAATTCTTCAATATCATTTACACTAGTCCGAGGCAAGCCTTTCCATTGTATTTCCTTCTTATCTTTAGATATAATCTCCATAGCCATCAGAACATTCAGTGCGTCATAAACCCTTCTTCGTATATTTTTCTCATCATATTGTTGCTGCATTTTAACATAGAGTGAGCACATACCCCATAAAACAAGTAACTGATGCAAAGGGCATTCCTATTTCTTAACTGCATTGGGATTATCAGGATCTGGAGCTTCAATGTTGTTATTGGGATCTGAGAACTCAGCAACAAGTTCATCTGCCACCTGAAAAAATTGGCAAAGTGCACGAGCTCTATCATTTTAGTTCAGACAACAAAAACGTAAATATTTTTATTGGCACAGTAATAAATGTTTCAGTTTCAGGGAAACTCCAAAGATCAACTTGAATATATTCAAAGGCATCATACCTTTTAAAGTGTAACAGTAAGGATTAATAAGATCAGTGGCTAACAGTGACCGGTATCACATCACATGTATGGTTTCATAACTTTCAAGTAAAAAAAGACCAAGCAGGACTAGCCCTTGGTGGCATATTTTTATAAGAATTCCAGAAATTCGCTCCCAACGGGAGTCGAGCTCTGGTTGTTGGGTGTACCACTGCAACCCCAACAACTGGGCCGCTGCCCCGTCCTCGGTTTCATGACTTTCATCACAGTAAGATCTTAGCGATCAAATGGTGGTATTGCATATGAAGTGCATGTACGGTTCTAGTTCCATTATCTCAATTTATAATGCAAACTAGTCATGCCAGCTTGATTGAACTTAGTAGAATAACGAAACGCCTTCACAGTAACAAAACAAATTGATCTAGGGGCTGCATCAACTAAATCAGGTGGACTACATGAAAAAAGCCATCTATACTTGCATGAAAAATGCTATTAGGCTTTGCACTACAACTCAAGCATTAGTCCATTTCGAATAGCTGGCTGGACCTTCAAATACGGAGCAAAGAGAAAACATATGTAGAGTAACAGGGTCCGGTATGCAACGATGACCATTTCATATTTCTGGTTAAGATACATTAAAGCTCATGCCACCCAAGTAGATGATGACTGACAGAACAACAGGAATTTTGAGTTAGTAACTAACAGAGCACTAACCTCATTATATGTTGTTCTGACTTTGCTTTCAACTTTCTCGCAAACTGCAAAAGCAACAAAGATAACACATCATGATACAATCGATGTTGGCAGTAGGTGAGCCTCTAGTCGCTAAACATGAGCTCTCTTGAATTGGTATCAaatggaagaagaagaaaaaaaatacaATCTCTGCTCATTGGCTGCAATTGCGCTGCTTATGGATAATTTATAAATGTGAACACGACCTGCAGCTGAAAGTAGTAATATGGAAAGAAAACTATTGGACTGACCTTTCATGCTGAACTGTCGCAACCCCCTGCCACCTTTATCAGGACCAATCGATGCcgctcttctcttcttcttcttgatgatGCTGTTTTCGAAGCTACTTAGTGCAGTGAACCAATAGAATAGCAACTATGGAAAGGATACTTAGAAGTTTAAGCTACTTGTCTAAGTATATGCTATTAAACATTAAGCAGCAGGCGGCAGGCGGCAGTTTCCACTATTTGACGATTCCAAGTAGTGAATATAAGGATATTTTATGATCATAAATGAATAGACCGTCAACTTAGGTGCAGCGTTACATACAGTCTAGGACTCTATGGCAGAACAGGAACCATATGTCTGTTATTTTTGCTGATCAACATGACAAGTGTACACGCATGTATGAGGAAGCCTAGAAAAGAGGATTAGATCTAGGACTGACACTTTAAGCAAGCAAGGGCAAGGCAGACTTGCAATGCGTAATTCGAACAACAAGCACAGTAAATTCTACGGATCAGCCAACTGGTGACCAGTACTAACTCCAGCCTGCAAAAGCTTAAGCAGATGGCGAAAACAATTTGGAGCAAGGCGGGCAGTTAGAATACGACAGATATGGTGGGGTAACCCGATCTGGCAAGGCAAGCGAAGCGGGGTTGACGAACCTGACGGGAGGCTGCGAGGAGGGCGCGTCGTCGCCGTTGATGTCGAGGTTGTTGAGGAGGAGGGAGGTGGTGCCGTCGCTGGCGGGGGTGGATGCCGTCACGGCGGCGGGGGCCGGGcccgtgccggcggcggcggtggaggaggggcCGTTGTGGTCGCTGCGGGACGGCGAGCCGGCGCTCCCGCCGCTGGTGGAGGCGGAGTGCGAGGGCGGCGGCGTGGCGAGGGGCGTCCCCGCGCCGGACGGCTGGTGCGGGACGCCGGAGGCGTCGTCGTCGGGGCGGTGGGACATGCCGGAGACCATGGAGCGGGAGATCGCGCGGATCGGAATTGGGGCGGGGAGATGGCGCGCTGAAACCCTAGCGAGACAGAATGGAGGGAGATACGGAAGGAACTCGACGACGCGAGGGCGGGGAGAGACGGCCTTTGTTTTTCCTTTTGagactttctctttttctttcaaGTTTATCAGATTTGGCGGTTGCGGTGCGGCGGTgacctgatttttttttttttttttttttttttttggagatgCGGTTGAACTCGGAAGCAAAGAGTCAGTTGTGCCCTCCAAAAAAACAAAGGTCAGAGTCGTGACTTAGCATGAGTCTATCATGGAATCTGATACGCCCGTAATCCTTGCGAACAGGTTACCTATATCATCAACAGCAACAGTAGTATAAAAAACACTAAAAATTACTATAAAAAGATCTTTGAACCACGAGTAGTGAAGACTATGAGCACTAGAGCGAGCCAAATGCGCCGCCATCATCGCCCCCCATTACTGGAGCTGGAAAAATTTTGTCGGAGAAGAACTTATTATAGTACACAAGTGGAAAGTCTATCGTGCTAAGGTCTCGAATAACTAACGCAACAGAGCAGCAACCTTCGCCAATGATGAGACCCATAATTCACAAGAGCCAAACATGTAACAACAGAGAGGAACACGAAGATGGACCGGATCTCAGAAGATCCGCTGGACAAAAAAAAACTCCACGCGCTCTCCGGTAACGCTAGACGTaccaccggagcgaggataggacggggaggaccttattctgCCATCAGATAtagccgccgcctcaccatcccgAAGAAAACACTGAAAGCAATGTATTAGAGAAGGCCTAAGATAACTTAACAACAATTGATACAATTGTCAAGATACTATTTGCATTGGGACGATCTGATTATCATATTTAACTGGCATCTAAATCCATTCACGGCGAACTTAACACTCTCAAAATCAATTATTTTCTTTCTTTATGGAGAGAAGGAACTTGTCACAAGGGCGAGAGATTGCTTTTGTTTATTTTGTTTATTTTTGTTAATTTGTTTGGTTTTATGGGATTCGACGGTTGTAGTGTGAGAGTGACCTAAACTCGAAAGGAGGAGGAGGGTTGGATGGTCATGAATGTAAGTTGCAAAGAATGATTGCCATGTCTCTTGATTACCATGACTCCATTGTGAAGTCTGCTATGCTTGTACATTTTACAAGTTGGATTGCAAATAAGTCACAAGGGCAAGTCTATTACATTTAGCACAAATCTGACTCCAAACTAATCAGCTTTTGAGTCCATTCGGCTACGAGCCTTAACACTCGTAACGAAAAGCATAAGCTTAAGGATCGGTTTTTTTGGCTTAAGCTTATGAAAAAGTCGGCCTATGGTTTCCTGTGGTGTCTAGGTGCTAGAACACATTCCAGAAACTAGGGTTTCAATCGGATTAGATTTTTATTGTTAGGATTTAATTagtttacttaattaaatatgtaaTCCATCCTATCTAATGTTGTGTGCGGTTGCTTTGGCAACATTCACGACCCTCCCACGATTGTATAACCGTCCCCGACGGTTTCTCCCGAAACGCCGCCTCCTTATGTCGGTTTGTTGAGGCGACGGTTCACCTTGTATAAATAGTCGATTGCCAATGGAATAAAGAACACAGTTcgattcaatctctctctcgctcgattctATCCCGATTACTTACAACACGTTATCAGCACGCTCTCAATCCTGAGCGATTTCGAGATCggaagaaacaagaacaagaagaaaaggTAACCGATGGCTCGAGAATTTGAGGCACTCGCCCTCAATGGCCACAACTACCCTACTTGGGCCATGGACACGAAGATCGCTCTTGCATCTCGTGGGATAGTGCGTGCAATCCAGGCTGAGCAggatccactgcccgctggagtcACGCCACTAACAGATGAACAGAAGTATACCGCCTTATACATTATA
It includes:
- the LOC127296748 gene encoding transcription factor-like protein DPB → MVSGMSHRPDDDASGVPHQPSGAGTPLATPPPSHSASTSGGSAGSPSRSDHNGPSSTAAAGTGPAPAAVTASTPASDGTTSLLLNNLDINGDDAPSSQPPVSIIKKKKRRAASIGPDKGGRGLRQFSMKVCEKVESKVRTTYNEVADELVAEFSDPNNNIEAPDPDNPNAQQYDEKNIRRRVYDALNVLMAMEIISKDKKEIQWKGLPRTSVNDIEELQTELVGLKGRIEKKSAYLQELQDQYLGMQNLVLRNEELYGSGTTPSGGVALPFILIQTRPHAMVEVEISEDMQLVHFDFNSTPFELHDDSYVIKALNSSGKEQNHVTPEPRSNGCEGSSMPDIYRNHVQQSAMANNGTTRLPSSPPVPGILKGRVKHEHQF